Proteins encoded by one window of Prosthecobacter debontii:
- a CDS encoding D-alanyl-D-alanine carboxypeptidase family protein: MPSLFSRTSFRLATGLLAIVLASCSAPQRSAVRSGGDFSSSTSYVQTAYPTTAGTAGTITPVAYTRPTWDVEAEPAFIASNSPSIRASSYLLIDAHTGRHLASRNAETARAVASTQKLVTALVVLDAGNLDKPVRVLASDLQVEPTCLGLRAGEVYTRRHLLYAFLIKSCNDVANVLARDNAGSLSAFAAKMNAKVRSLGCTNSNFKNPHGLTVSGQYSTARDMARVAMAAYRNPIIRDAVRRKYYTFRKNSGSTVTLKSTNELLGNMPECNGMKTGYTVASGRCLISTASSRGRDVILVQLGTKTKYIWDDGRLLMSWGLQRAKGGGLTAANW; this comes from the coding sequence ATGCCATCATTGTTTTCACGCACCTCCTTCCGGCTGGCCACAGGTCTTCTCGCCATCGTTTTAGCTTCCTGTTCCGCGCCGCAGCGTTCGGCAGTGCGGTCAGGCGGTGATTTCAGCAGTTCCACCAGTTACGTCCAGACGGCCTATCCCACCACGGCAGGCACTGCAGGCACGATCACACCGGTGGCCTATACCCGGCCCACCTGGGATGTGGAAGCCGAGCCAGCTTTTATTGCGTCGAATTCTCCCTCCATCCGTGCATCATCCTACCTCTTGATCGATGCGCACACAGGGCGTCATCTGGCGTCCCGAAATGCGGAGACCGCGCGGGCGGTGGCCAGCACGCAAAAGCTGGTGACCGCGCTGGTGGTGCTGGATGCCGGAAATCTCGATAAGCCGGTGAGAGTGCTCGCCTCAGATCTCCAGGTGGAACCGACCTGCCTGGGGCTGCGTGCTGGGGAAGTTTATACCCGTCGCCATCTGCTGTATGCCTTCCTCATCAAGAGCTGCAATGACGTGGCCAATGTCCTGGCCCGTGACAACGCCGGGAGCCTCAGCGCCTTTGCTGCCAAAATGAATGCCAAGGTGCGCTCCCTGGGCTGCACGAACTCAAACTTCAAGAACCCCCATGGCCTGACCGTCAGCGGCCAATACTCCACCGCACGCGATATGGCCCGAGTCGCCATGGCGGCTTATCGCAACCCCATCATCCGTGATGCGGTGCGCCGGAAATACTACACCTTCCGCAAGAACAGCGGCAGCACCGTGACGCTGAAAAGCACGAATGAACTGCTCGGCAATATGCCGGAATGCAATGGCATGAAGACCGGTTACACCGTGGCCAGTGGCCGCTGCCTCATCTCCACCGCCAGTTCCCGTGGGCGTGATGTGATCCTGGTCCAACTCGGCACGAAGACCAAATACATCTGGGATGATGGTCGCCTCCTCATGAGCTGGGGCCTCCAACGCGCGAAAGGCGGTGGCCTCACGGCGGCGAATTGGTGA
- a CDS encoding peptidylprolyl isomerase: MALIINGEEIDDEVIEGEFRNVKGHYERMLQVSCCERDQEFRGYAKDNIISRVLLNQESLKRFPTVSEEDVTERLNRLIEEAGGEDQFYMNIGMPYKDEAVVRENVQGGVRLDKMLGEVYGPDPDYTEEELKAAYDKDQKLYMTEELIQAAHITKGLQGAQSRTEVYQLMRDLRRQLLAGADFMKLAEENRADEQQQIDLGWFKRGEFMEEFEVIAFSMNEGEISPVFTTQLGYHLCTLLGRKAPEPIPFAAVREAVRQRLLEAHKDAKFNELIAELKKTAQVEDTDPDEAESAGH, translated from the coding sequence ATGGCACTGATCATCAATGGCGAAGAAATCGACGACGAAGTCATCGAGGGAGAATTCCGCAATGTGAAGGGACACTACGAGCGCATGCTCCAGGTCTCCTGCTGCGAGCGCGACCAGGAATTTCGGGGTTATGCCAAGGATAACATCATCTCCCGGGTGCTGCTCAATCAAGAGTCTCTCAAGCGCTTCCCAACCGTTTCGGAGGAGGATGTCACGGAACGGCTGAATCGTCTCATCGAGGAAGCGGGTGGCGAAGACCAGTTCTACATGAACATCGGCATGCCCTACAAAGATGAGGCGGTGGTGCGAGAGAATGTGCAAGGCGGTGTACGCCTGGATAAGATGCTGGGGGAGGTCTATGGCCCAGATCCCGACTACACTGAAGAGGAACTGAAGGCCGCCTATGACAAGGATCAGAAGCTCTACATGACCGAGGAACTGATCCAGGCCGCCCACATCACCAAAGGACTGCAAGGGGCTCAAAGCCGCACGGAAGTCTATCAACTGATGCGTGACCTGCGCCGCCAACTCCTGGCCGGGGCGGACTTTATGAAACTGGCGGAGGAAAACCGTGCCGATGAGCAGCAGCAGATCGATCTGGGGTGGTTCAAGCGCGGCGAGTTCATGGAGGAGTTCGAAGTCATTGCCTTCTCCATGAACGAGGGGGAAATCAGCCCCGTCTTCACCACTCAACTCGGCTATCATCTCTGCACCCTGCTCGGCCGCAAAGCTCCCGAGCCGATCCCTTTTGCCGCTGTGCGTGAGGCCGTGCGCCAGCGCCTGCTGGAGGCACACAAGGACGCCAAGTTCAACGAACTCATCGCCGAACTGAAGAAGACCGCTCAGGTCGAAGACACGGACCCCGATGAAGCGGAGTCGGCTGGGCATTGA